The genomic segment ACACGAATCCGCCTGTGGCGGAATCGCGTGGCACGGGGCGTGGCCGGACGGGGAAGTTTGTCGCGGGCTGCGGAGCGGGCAATGTGCGGGGATTGGTCTCGCTGGTGCGGCGGATCGATTGTGGCGCGGCGGCTTCGGGACGACGGGCACACGAATCCGCCTGTGGCGGAATCGCGTGGCACGGGGATTGAGGTAAATGTTGGAGGATTGGGCTTGTGCTGTCGCGGGCAGGAATGCCCGCGATCCTAGTGCGCCTTTCGGCGCGGTGGACAGCCGGGACGGCTATCCTACATTGGCTGCAGACGGGAATGCCCGCGATCCTAGTGCGCCTTTCGGCGCGGTGGACAGCCGGGACGGCTATCCTACATTTGCCGCGGGAATGCTCGCGATCCTGATTTGGCGGTCCGGGGCGCGACGGCGGGGGTGTGTTCCGCGTCTCCAGCCGGCGTTGGTCGCGCGGCTGGAGACTGCGGAAGGATGTGTGGGGCTATGGTTTGGTGAAGACGAGGCAGACGGGCGAGGGCACGCGGACGATTTCGCCGGTGGAGCCGAGGGCGCCGGAATCGGGGTTGATCTTCATGACGTGGATGTCGTGGGTGTCCTGGTTGGCGGCGAGGAGCCAGGCGCCGGACGGGTCCTGGGTGAAGTTTCTCGGGCGGACGCCGCCGGACTTTTTCTGGCCGCGCGCGGCGATGCGCCCGGTTTCCTGATCGACGGCGAAGATGGCGATGCTGTCGTGGCCGCGGTTTGAGGCGTAAACGTAGCCGCCGCCGGGGTGGACTTCGATGTGGGCGGTGGTGTTATTGCCGTGGAAGTTGGTGGGCAGGGTGCCGGCGGTCTGAAGGGGATCAAGCGCGCCGGTTTCGGCGTCCCAGGCGTAGGCGGTGACGGTATTGCCCATTTCGTTGACGACGTAGGCGTAGGGCTGGGACGGGTGGAAGGCGAAGTGGCGCGGCCCGCCGCCGGGCGGGGTTTCGCCGAAGGCGGGGTCGTTCGGGACCATTGTATTGCCGTCGCGCTTGTAGATCATGAGCTTGTCGATGCCGAGATCGGCCACGACGAGATATTGGCCGGTGGGGTCGAAGTTTACGGAGTGCGCGTGGGGCCCCTGCTGGCGGCGTTCGTCGGGGCCGGAGCCCTCGTGCTTGAAGTTCGCGGTGGACTCGCCGAGGGCGCCGTCCTCGCCGACGGGATAGACGGAGACGCTGCCATCGCCGTAGTTCGCGACGGCGGCCAGCTTGCCGTCGGGCGTGACGGCGACGTGGCACGGGCCGCTTCCGCCGGCGGGCTGCTCGTTGAGGAGGGTGAGGGCGCCGGTTTCGCGGTTGATGGAGAAGGCGGTGACGACATCCTTGTC from the Candidatus Hydrogenedentota bacterium genome contains:
- a CDS encoding lactonase family protein, coding for MTGRNLVSALALAGALFASATFAQAESWRVYVGTYTSGESEGIYHFTFDAETGKAGEPLLAVQTENPNFLALHPELPVLYAAGRAQDKDVVTAFSINRETGALTLLNEQPAGGSGPCHVAVTPDGKLAAVANYGDGSVSVYPVGEDGALGESTANFKHEGSGPDERRQQGPHAHSVNFDPTGQYLVVADLGIDKLMIYKRDGNTMVPNDPAFGETPPGGGPRHFAFHPSQPYAYVVNEMGNTVTAYAWDAETGALDPLQTAGTLPTNFHGNNTTAHIEVHPGGGYVYASNRGHDSIAIFAVDQETGRIAARGQKKSGGVRPRNFTQDPSGAWLLAANQDTHDIHVMKINPDSGALGSTGEIVRVPSPVCLVFTKP